One Streptomyces sp. SAI-135 DNA segment encodes these proteins:
- a CDS encoding TetR/AcrR family transcriptional regulator, with protein MNISDQREAARPRARGTERSVARRAELIAIGRKLFADTSYDALSMDDIAKQAHVAKGLIYYYFQSKRGYYLAIIQDSVADLVTYAASGLEMEQVDRVHRTLDSYLRYAEHNQAAYRTVVSGGVGFDAEVHAIRDGVREAIVATIADGAYGTTDISPLARMGLLAWVCSVEGATLDWIDGPPQLSRGTMRDLLVKTLGASMRAIEELDPAYPAPDPARRDG; from the coding sequence TTGAATATCAGTGATCAGCGTGAAGCCGCCCGGCCACGGGCCCGCGGCACCGAGCGCTCGGTTGCGCGCCGCGCCGAACTCATCGCCATCGGGCGGAAGTTGTTCGCGGACACCTCCTACGACGCGCTCTCCATGGACGACATCGCCAAGCAGGCGCATGTCGCCAAGGGGCTGATCTACTACTACTTCCAGTCCAAGAGGGGCTACTACCTGGCGATCATCCAGGACTCCGTCGCGGACCTGGTCACCTACGCGGCGAGCGGCCTGGAGATGGAGCAGGTGGACCGCGTCCACCGCACCCTGGACAGCTATCTGCGCTACGCCGAGCACAACCAGGCGGCCTACCGCACCGTGGTCAGCGGCGGGGTCGGCTTCGACGCCGAGGTGCACGCCATCCGGGACGGGGTGCGGGAGGCGATCGTCGCGACCATCGCCGACGGGGCGTACGGCACCACCGACATCTCCCCGCTGGCCCGCATGGGCCTGCTCGCCTGGGTGTGCAGTGTCGAGGGCGCCACTCTGGACTGGATCGACGGCCCGCCCCAGCTCTCCCGCGGCACCATGCGCGACCTCCTGGTGAAGACGCTCGGCGCGTCGATGCGGGCCATCGAGGAACTGGACCCCGCCTACCCGGCCCCGGATCCGGCCCGGCGCGACGGCTGA
- a CDS encoding polyprenol monophosphomannose synthase: MNDGDGTHTGQERRFGPLGTALVIIPTYNEAENIKAVVGRVRKAVPEAHVLVADDNSPDGTGKLADELAATDDHVQVLHRKGKEGLGAAYLAGFRWGLEHGYGVLVEMDADGSHQPEELPRLLTALKSADLVLGSRWVPGGRVVNWPKSREFISRGGSLYSRVALDLPLKDITGGYRAFRREALEGLGLDDVASQGYCFQVDLARRAVKAGYHVVEVPITFVERELGDSKMSRDILVEALWRVTTWGVGERVGRITARGKRAQP; encoded by the coding sequence GTGAACGACGGCGACGGGACCCACACGGGCCAGGAGAGGCGATTCGGCCCGCTCGGCACGGCGTTGGTGATCATTCCGACCTACAACGAGGCGGAGAACATCAAGGCCGTCGTCGGCCGGGTGCGCAAGGCCGTCCCCGAGGCGCACGTCCTCGTGGCCGACGACAACAGCCCCGACGGCACCGGCAAGCTCGCCGACGAACTCGCCGCCACCGACGACCACGTCCAGGTCCTGCACCGCAAGGGCAAGGAGGGCCTCGGCGCCGCCTACCTCGCGGGCTTCCGCTGGGGCCTTGAGCACGGGTACGGCGTCCTGGTCGAGATGGACGCCGACGGCTCCCACCAGCCCGAGGAACTGCCCCGGCTGCTGACCGCCCTCAAGAGCGCCGACCTGGTCCTCGGCTCCCGCTGGGTACCCGGCGGCCGGGTCGTGAACTGGCCGAAGTCCCGCGAGTTCATCTCCCGCGGCGGCAGCCTCTACTCGCGCGTCGCCCTCGACCTGCCCCTGAAGGACATCACGGGCGGCTACCGCGCCTTCCGCCGCGAGGCCCTCGAAGGCCTCGGCCTCGACGACGTCGCCTCCCAGGGCTACTGCTTCCAGGTCGACCTCGCCCGCCGCGCGGTCAAGGCCGGCTACCACGTCGTCGAGGTGCCGATCACCTTCGTCGAGCGCGAACTCGGCGACTCCAAGATGAGCCGCGACATCCTCGTGGAGGCCCTGTGGCGGGTCACCACCTGGGGCGTGGGGGAGCGGGTCGGCAGGATCACCGCGCGGGGAAAGCGCGCACAGCCCTAG
- a CDS encoding acyl-CoA dehydrogenase — translation MPDRAPQPVDRQLPTDEARDLISLVRDIAQHEIAPKAAEEEDAGHFPREVFTLLSRTGLLGLPYDSEHGGADQPYEVYLQVLEELAAARLTVGLGVSVHTLASYALATYGSKEQQVEHLPAMLGGGLLGAYCLSEPSSGSDAASLRTRAVRDGDEWVITGTKAWITHGGVADFYTVMARTGEEGPRGITAFLVPADADGVSAAAPEKKMGMKGSPTAQVHFDGVRVPDARRIGDEGQGFAIALSALDSGRLGIAACAIGVAQAALDEAVGYATGRLQFGRPIADFQGLRFMLADMATQIEAGRALYLAAARLRDAGRPFAKQAAMAKLHCTDTAMKVTTDAVQVLGGYGYTADFPAERYMREAKVLQIVEGTNQIQRMVIARHLAGPETR, via the coding sequence ATGCCCGACCGCGCCCCGCAGCCGGTGGACCGGCAACTGCCCACGGACGAGGCCCGGGATCTGATCTCGCTCGTCCGCGACATCGCGCAGCACGAGATCGCCCCGAAGGCGGCCGAGGAGGAGGACGCCGGGCACTTTCCGCGCGAGGTCTTCACCCTGCTCTCCCGGACCGGACTGCTCGGTCTGCCCTACGACTCCGAGCACGGCGGCGCCGACCAGCCGTACGAGGTCTACCTCCAGGTCCTGGAGGAGCTCGCCGCGGCCCGCCTCACCGTCGGCCTCGGCGTCAGCGTGCACACCCTCGCCTCCTACGCGCTCGCCACCTACGGCTCCAAGGAACAGCAGGTCGAGCACCTGCCAGCGATGCTCGGCGGCGGACTGCTCGGCGCCTACTGCCTCTCCGAACCCTCGTCCGGATCGGACGCGGCCTCGCTGCGCACCAGAGCCGTCCGGGACGGCGACGAATGGGTGATCACCGGCACCAAGGCGTGGATCACCCACGGCGGGGTCGCCGACTTCTACACCGTCATGGCGCGCACCGGCGAGGAGGGCCCGCGCGGGATCACCGCGTTCCTGGTGCCCGCCGACGCGGACGGCGTGAGCGCGGCGGCACCGGAGAAGAAGATGGGCATGAAGGGCTCGCCCACCGCCCAGGTCCACTTCGACGGGGTGCGCGTCCCGGACGCGCGGCGCATCGGCGACGAGGGGCAGGGTTTCGCGATCGCCTTGTCCGCGCTCGACTCCGGACGGCTCGGCATCGCGGCCTGCGCGATCGGAGTGGCCCAGGCGGCCCTCGACGAGGCCGTCGGCTACGCGACCGGGCGACTGCAGTTCGGGCGGCCGATCGCCGACTTCCAGGGGCTGCGCTTCATGCTCGCCGACATGGCGACCCAGATCGAGGCGGGCCGGGCGCTGTACCTCGCGGCGGCGCGGCTGCGCGACGCCGGACGGCCCTTCGCCAAACAGGCGGCCATGGCCAAGCTGCACTGCACCGACACCGCGATGAAGGTGACCACCGACGCCGTCCAGGTCCTCGGCGGATACGGCTACACCGCGGACTTCCCGGCCGAGCGGTACATGCGCGAGGCCAAGGTCCTGCAGATCGTCGAGGGCACCAACCAGATTCAGCGGATGGTCATCGCCCGTCACCTGGCAGGTCCGGAGACGCGCTGA
- a CDS encoding SCO1431 family membrane protein: protein MTAHSATAARARTGGPEDHGPKILEHVAGWTLVAVIAMLVTQLGLL, encoded by the coding sequence ATGACCGCACACTCTGCCACCGCCGCCCGCGCCCGTACCGGCGGCCCCGAGGACCACGGCCCGAAGATCCTCGAACATGTCGCGGGCTGGACCCTCGTCGCGGTGATCGCGATGCTCGTCACGCAGCTCGGTCTCCTGTGA
- a CDS encoding peptidase C39 family protein yields the protein MSRAEQPSRRTVLAVAVAAAVAGGTGTATAAGAAAGAEPDETAGRPVDNHAWITYSDWRAGTADGVRAVAGRRPGVVIGAPTGTTDYTDPHTGTTATWEYATWTSPVHALTVPSTEVIASWNAHTPAGTWIQIELKGTYSDGTVTPWYVMGRWAAGDGDIKRTSVDDQTDDKSSIWTDTFAIDDPSTGLRLASYRLRLTLYRRPGAKNTPAVWRLGAMGSDVPDRFTVPASTPGLARELIVPRYSQEIHKGQYPEYDNGGEAWCSPTSSQMIIEYWGGRLTEEQLAWVDPSYADPQVCHAARYTYDYQYAGCGNWPFNAAYAATFEDLQGVVTRLGSLTDLETLIAAGIPAITSQSFLKEELTGAGYGTSGHLMTVIGFTAEGDVIANDPASPSDEAVRRVYKRREWENIWLRTKRYNASGKVVSGTGGVCYLYFPACPTPRQRKALAAVGVR from the coding sequence ATGAGCAGAGCCGAACAGCCGTCCCGCAGAACCGTTCTGGCCGTCGCGGTCGCCGCCGCGGTGGCAGGCGGCACGGGCACCGCGACCGCGGCAGGCGCCGCGGCCGGCGCGGAACCCGACGAGACCGCCGGCCGCCCCGTCGACAACCACGCCTGGATCACCTACAGCGACTGGCGCGCCGGCACCGCCGACGGCGTCCGGGCCGTCGCCGGCCGTCGCCCCGGCGTCGTGATCGGCGCCCCCACGGGCACCACCGACTACACCGACCCGCACACCGGGACCACCGCCACCTGGGAGTACGCGACCTGGACCTCCCCGGTCCACGCGCTCACCGTGCCCTCGACCGAGGTGATCGCCTCCTGGAACGCGCACACCCCGGCCGGCACCTGGATCCAGATCGAGCTCAAGGGGACGTACTCCGACGGCACGGTCACCCCCTGGTACGTGATGGGCCGCTGGGCGGCCGGCGACGGGGACATCAAGCGGACCTCGGTCGACGACCAGACAGACGACAAGAGCTCGATCTGGACGGACACCTTCGCGATCGACGACCCCTCGACCGGGTTGCGCCTGGCCTCGTACCGGCTGCGGCTGACCCTGTACCGCAGGCCCGGCGCGAAGAACACGCCGGCCGTCTGGCGGCTGGGCGCGATGGGCTCGGACGTCCCGGACCGCTTCACCGTCCCGGCCTCCACCCCCGGCCTCGCCCGCGAACTGATCGTCCCGCGCTACTCGCAGGAGATCCACAAGGGCCAGTACCCGGAGTACGACAACGGCGGCGAGGCCTGGTGCAGCCCCACCTCCTCGCAGATGATCATCGAGTACTGGGGCGGCCGGCTCACCGAGGAGCAACTGGCCTGGGTCGACCCGTCGTACGCCGACCCCCAGGTCTGCCACGCGGCCCGGTACACCTACGACTACCAGTACGCGGGCTGCGGCAACTGGCCGTTCAACGCGGCCTACGCGGCCACCTTCGAGGACCTCCAGGGAGTGGTGACCCGGCTCGGCTCGCTCACCGACCTGGAGACCCTGATCGCGGCCGGCATCCCGGCCATAACGTCCCAGTCGTTCCTCAAGGAGGAGCTCACCGGGGCCGGTTACGGCACCTCGGGCCACCTCATGACGGTGATCGGCTTCACCGCCGAGGGCGATGTGATCGCCAACGACCCGGCCTCGCCGAGCGACGAGGCGGTGCGGCGCGTCTACAAGCGGCGCGAGTGGGAGAACATCTGGCTGCGCACCAAGCGGTACAACGCCAGTGGCAAGGTCGTCTCCGGCACCGGAGGCGTCTGCTATCTGTACTTCCCCGCCTGCCCGACCCCGCGCCAGCGCAAGGCGCTCGCGGCGGTGGGCGTGCGCTGA
- a CDS encoding glycoside hydrolase family 18 protein, protein MHVPHRARFRALISAACCAVLGAGLLAGASSATATPGAPQAKAAGSKVVGYFTEWGTYDRKYYVKNIETSGSAAKLTHINYAFGNVTGGKCAMGDAYAATDRTYTAAESVDGVADTWDQPLRGNFNQLRELKKKHPGLKVLWSFGGWTWSSGFGEAARNPAAFAQSCYDLVENSKWADVFDGIDIDWEYPNACGNTCDTSGPEAFKNLMAALRSKFGSGSLVTAAITADATAGGKIDAANYAGAAQYVDWYNPMTYDYFGAWDAAGPTAPHSPLNSYSGIPKAGYHTSATIAKLRGLGIPASKLLLGIGFYGRGWTGVTQSAPGGTATGPAAGTYEQGIDDYKVLKTKCPATGTVGGTAYAKCGNNWWSYDTPATIATKMTYKNQQGLGGTFFWELSGDTSGGELIKAIN, encoded by the coding sequence ATGCACGTTCCCCACCGCGCCCGCTTCCGGGCGCTCATCTCCGCCGCGTGTTGTGCGGTCCTCGGCGCGGGCCTGCTGGCCGGCGCGAGCAGCGCCACCGCGACCCCCGGGGCTCCGCAGGCGAAGGCGGCCGGCTCCAAGGTCGTCGGCTACTTCACGGAATGGGGCACCTACGACCGCAAGTACTACGTCAAGAACATCGAGACCTCCGGCTCGGCGGCGAAGCTGACCCACATCAACTACGCCTTCGGCAACGTCACCGGCGGCAAGTGCGCGATGGGCGACGCCTACGCGGCGACCGACCGGACCTACACCGCGGCCGAGTCCGTGGACGGTGTCGCCGACACCTGGGACCAGCCGCTGCGGGGCAACTTCAACCAGCTGCGCGAGCTGAAGAAGAAGCACCCGGGCCTGAAGGTCCTCTGGTCGTTCGGCGGCTGGACCTGGTCGAGCGGCTTCGGCGAGGCGGCCCGCAACCCCGCCGCGTTCGCGCAGTCCTGCTACGACCTCGTCGAGAACTCCAAGTGGGCCGACGTCTTCGACGGCATCGACATCGACTGGGAGTACCCGAACGCCTGCGGCAACACCTGTGACACCAGCGGCCCGGAAGCCTTCAAGAACCTCATGGCGGCGCTGCGTTCGAAGTTCGGCAGCGGTTCGCTGGTGACGGCCGCGATCACCGCGGACGCCACGGCCGGCGGCAAGATCGACGCGGCGAACTACGCGGGCGCGGCCCAGTACGTCGACTGGTACAACCCGATGACGTACGACTACTTCGGCGCCTGGGACGCGGCAGGGCCGACGGCCCCGCACTCGCCGCTGAACTCCTACTCCGGCATTCCCAAGGCCGGTTACCACACCTCGGCGACCATCGCCAAGCTCAGGGGCCTCGGCATCCCGGCCTCGAAGCTGCTGCTCGGCATCGGCTTCTACGGCCGCGGCTGGACCGGCGTCACCCAGTCGGCGCCCGGCGGCACCGCGACGGGTCCGGCGGCGGGCACCTACGAGCAGGGCATCGACGACTACAAGGTGCTCAAGACCAAGTGCCCGGCGACGGGGACGGTCGGCGGCACGGCGTACGCCAAGTGCGGAAACAACTGGTGGAGTTACGACACCCCCGCGACCATCGCGACGAAGATGACGTACAAGAACCAGCAGGGCCTGGGCGGCACCTTCTTCTGGGAGCTGAGCGGGGACACCTCGGGCGGCGAACTGATCAAGGCGATCAACTAG
- a CDS encoding Lrp/AsnC family transcriptional regulator, producing MEELDRQIVQLLVKDGRMSYTDLGKATGLSTSAVHQRVRRLEQRGVIRGYAAVVDPEAVGLPMTAFISVKPFDPSAPDDIADRLKGVPEIEACHSVAGDENYILKVRVATPHELEELLARLRSLAGVSTRTTVVLSTPYEARPPRI from the coding sequence ATGGAGGAGCTGGACCGACAAATCGTGCAGCTGCTCGTCAAGGACGGGCGGATGAGTTACACGGACCTGGGCAAGGCCACGGGCCTGTCCACCTCGGCCGTGCACCAGAGGGTGCGCCGGCTGGAGCAGCGGGGTGTCATCCGCGGGTACGCCGCGGTGGTCGACCCCGAGGCGGTGGGCCTGCCCATGACCGCCTTCATCTCGGTCAAACCGTTCGACCCCAGCGCCCCCGACGACATCGCGGACCGCCTGAAGGGCGTCCCCGAGATCGAGGCGTGCCACAGCGTCGCGGGCGACGAGAACTACATCCTGAAGGTGCGGGTGGCGACCCCCCACGAGCTGGAGGAGCTGCTGGCCCGCCTGAGGTCGCTGGCGGGCGTCTCGACCCGCACCACGGTCGTGCTGTCCACCCCGTACGAGGCCAGACCGCCGCGCATCTGA
- a CDS encoding amidohydrolase translates to MSEPKTVLLRRGEVHSPADPFATAMVVERGQVAWVGSEGAADAFADGVEEVVDLDGALVTPAFTDAHVHTTATGLALTGLDLSDAPSLDAALALVREFAAARPDDSVLLGHGWDAARWPGNRPPTRAELDEAAGGRPLYLSRIDVHSAVVTTALLDMTTLQAVDGPLTADDHHTVRSKALASVSPAQRAQAQRAALARAASLGIGTVHECAGPEISSEDDFTGLLRLAEREAGPRVVGYWAEQGDEGVARARELGALGAAGDLFVDGALGSHTACLHEPYTDAGHTGLAYLDAAAVAAHVVACTEAGLQAGFHAIGDAAVTAVVEGVRAAAEKLGLARVRAARHRVEHVEMLTPETIAAFAELGLTASVQPAFDALWGGEDGMYARRLGRERARRLNPFAALLRAGVPLAFGSDSPVTPLDPWGTVRAAAFHRTPEHRVSVRAAFTAHTRGGWRAIGRDDAGVLVPGAPADYAVWRTEELVVQAPDDRVARWSTDPRSGTPGLPDLTPGRDLPVCLRTVVGGRTVFVRPGE, encoded by the coding sequence ATGAGTGAACCGAAGACCGTCCTCCTGCGCCGAGGCGAGGTACACAGCCCCGCCGACCCGTTCGCCACGGCGATGGTCGTGGAGCGAGGCCAAGTCGCCTGGGTCGGCTCGGAGGGCGCCGCCGACGCCTTCGCCGACGGCGTCGAGGAGGTCGTGGATCTGGACGGCGCTCTGGTCACCCCCGCGTTCACCGACGCACATGTGCACACCACCGCGACGGGCCTCGCGCTGACCGGCCTCGACCTGTCCGACGCGCCCTCCCTGGACGCCGCCCTGGCCCTCGTACGGGAGTTCGCCGCCGCCCGCCCCGACGACTCCGTCCTCCTGGGCCACGGCTGGGACGCCGCCCGCTGGCCCGGCAACCGACCGCCCACGCGCGCGGAGCTCGACGAGGCCGCCGGCGGCCGTCCCCTCTATCTGAGCCGCATCGACGTCCACTCGGCCGTGGTGACGACGGCACTGCTCGACATGACGACCCTCCAAGCGGTGGACGGCCCCCTCACGGCCGACGACCACCACACGGTCCGCTCGAAGGCCCTCGCCTCCGTCTCCCCGGCCCAGCGCGCGCAGGCGCAACGCGCCGCCCTCGCCCGTGCCGCATCCCTCGGCATCGGGACCGTTCACGAATGCGCAGGGCCCGAGATCTCCTCGGAGGACGACTTCACGGGTCTCCTGCGACTCGCCGAGCGGGAGGCCGGCCCGCGGGTCGTCGGCTACTGGGCCGAGCAGGGCGACGAAGGGGTGGCCAGGGCGCGTGAGCTCGGCGCGCTCGGCGCCGCCGGGGACCTCTTCGTGGACGGCGCCCTCGGCTCGCACACCGCGTGCCTGCACGAGCCGTACACCGACGCCGGCCACACCGGACTCGCCTACCTGGACGCCGCGGCCGTGGCCGCCCATGTCGTCGCCTGCACCGAGGCGGGCCTCCAGGCCGGCTTCCACGCCATCGGCGACGCGGCCGTGACCGCCGTGGTCGAGGGCGTCCGTGCCGCCGCGGAGAAGCTCGGCCTCGCCCGCGTCCGCGCCGCCCGGCACCGCGTCGAGCACGTCGAGATGCTCACCCCCGAGACCATCGCCGCCTTCGCCGAGCTGGGGCTGACCGCCTCCGTCCAGCCCGCCTTCGACGCCCTGTGGGGCGGCGAGGACGGCATGTACGCCCGGCGCCTCGGCCGGGAGCGGGCGAGGCGTCTGAACCCCTTCGCGGCCCTCCTGCGGGCCGGCGTCCCGCTGGCCTTCGGCTCCGACAGCCCCGTCACCCCGCTCGACCCGTGGGGCACGGTCCGGGCGGCCGCCTTCCACCGCACTCCCGAGCACCGCGTCTCCGTGCGCGCCGCCTTCACCGCGCACACCCGCGGCGGCTGGCGGGCGATCGGCCGGGACGACGCGGGCGTCCTGGTGCCCGGTGCCCCCGCCGACTACGCCGTGTGGCGCACCGAGGAGCTGGTCGTGCAGGCCCCCGACGACCGGGTGGCCCGCTGGTCCACCGACCCCCGCTCCGGCACCCCCGGCCTGCCCGACCTGACCCCCGGCCGTGACCTGCCCGTCTGCCTGCGCACCGTGGTCGGCGGACGGACGGTCTTCGTACGGCCGGGCGAGTGA